The region ACCACTTTTCTGAGCAATTTTATCAATTTCGTCAATGAAAATAATTCCGTATTGTTCTGCACGATTCACAGCTTCTTGCGTCACTTCATCCATATCAATCAATTTTTGCGCTTCTTCATTTGTTAATACTTTTCGTGCATCTTTAACAGTAAGCTTGCGCTTTTTTTGTTTTTTAGGCATAAAATTGCTTAAGGCATCCTGCATGTTCATGCCCATTTGTTCCATACCCGAACCTTGTAACATATCAAACATAGAAGGCTGTTGCTCTTCTACTTCAATTGTGACATAATGATTTTCAAGCTCTCCTAAAGCAAGCTGATGAGCAATCTGTTTGCGCTTCGTTGCAATATTCGTTTCCTCATCTTGATCAGGATCCGTATCACTTGGCTGTGTACCGTTTGAAAAAATCATTTCAAACGGATTTTTAAACGATTGCTGCTTCTTTTTGCTTGGAACAAGAAGCTCTACTATGCGCTTGTTTGCATTTTCTTCTGCGCGATCACGCACGCCGTTCATTTTTTCTTCTTTCACAAGTCGAACTGACGTTTCCACTAAATCACGAACCATTGACTCTACATCGCGTCCTACATATCCAACTTCCGTAAATTTTGTTGCCTCAACCTTAATAAAAGGTGCACCGACAAGCTTAGCTAAGCGGCGTGCAATCTCGGTTTTACCCACACCTGTAGGACCAATCATTAAAATGTTTTTCGGCACAACTTCATCACGTAAAGATTCGTCTAGCAGACCGCGTCGATAGCGATTTCGCAGCGCAACAGCGACCGCTTTCTTTGCCTTCGTTTGACCAATAATATACTGATCGAGCTTTTCTACAATTTGTCGAGGTGTTAAATGAGAATTCATAAAAAAATCCCCTTTCCTACAGTTCTTCTACAATAATATGATCATTTGTATAAACACATATCTCACTTGCTACATCTAAAGCTGCTTTTGCAATTTCTTTAGCCGTTAAATGTTCGCCTGCGTGTTGTTTTAATGCACGTCCCGCTGATAAAGCATAATTTCCGCCTGATCCAATTGCTAAAATACCGTCGTCCGGTTCAATAACTTCACCCGTTCCTGATACTAACAGTAAGTTATCTTTGTTCATAACAATAAGCATTGCTTCTAACTTTCGCAATACTTTGTCACTTCTCCATTGTTTAGCAAGCTCAACGGCTGCACGCTGAAGATTTCCGTTATACTCTTCAAGCTTCGTTTCAAATAATTCAAAAAGAGTGAATGCATCAGCTACTGAACCTGCAAAGCCGGCAAGAACTTGCCCTTGAAATAGACGTCTCACTTTTCGAGCAGTATGTTTCATCACAACAGCATTTCCGAACGTTACTTGTCCGTCCCCAGACATGGCACATTGACCGTTATGCTGAACCGCAAAAATCGTAGTAGCATGGAAAGTAGACAAATTAACTCCTCCTTTTATGCGCGAGGATGGTGATTCATATAAACTGCCTTTAAACGATCCTTCGTCACATGTGTGTATATTTGAGTGGTTGATAAATGTTCATGACCTAGCATTTCTTGAACTGTACGTAAATCTGCCCCTTCATTTAACATATGAGTCGCAAAAGTATGCCGCAAAACGTGTGGACTAATATGTATATTCTCAGCGGTCTTCTTTACTAACTGATCAATGACTAAGCGTATGCCACGGTCTGTCAACGGTGTCCCCTTATAATTTAAAAAGAGCGAATGAGTATCAGAAGGAGCCTTTTTTAAAAGAAGCTTTCTTCCCTTATCTATATATACTCTAAGAGCGTCCTTGGCATAACAGCCAAATGGCACGTACCGTTGTTTTTTCCCTTTGCCATATACGAGCAAAGTTTGAAGTGAAAAATCTATATCGCTAAGCTTAATAGATGCACATTCACTCACTCGTATTCCGGTGGCATACAGCAATTCTAATAGAGACTGATTACGCTGTCCTAACGGAGTTGTTAAGTCATTCATTTGAAATAATTTCACAATCTCCTCTTCATACAGGAAGCGAGGATTTCGCTCTTCCTTTTTAGGAAGGGTAACGAGCGCAAATGGATTATCTTCTACTAATTCTTCTCTATTTAAGTACCGATAAAACGTTCTCAAACAAGAAATCTTGCGTGACATCGATCTTTTTGAATACTGCTTTTCATATAGACGTGTTAAAAACAGCCTTGCATCAGCATATGTAACACTTTGTAGGTTTTGTATTTGCTCTTCTTGCATAAAAGACATGAAGATACCTATGTCTTTTTCATAGCAGTCAACTGTATATTTTGAATAGTTTTTCTCAATTTGTAAATATTCTAGAAAGGAATTTAATACATCTTTAACAAATTCCAATGTTATCACCTCACAAGGGCTACTAAATATTATCACAATTAAGTAGCCCTTGCAAACAATTTTGATTATTTAGTTGTAAAATTCTGAATAGTTTCCAATGCTCTTTTAGCAAGCGTTTCATTTCGTTCTTGTTTGTTTTTGATTCGCACTTCCAATTCTTTGAATAAGCCAAAATTGGCATTCATCGGCTGGAAGTTTTTAGCGCTTGTATGTGTGATATAGTGAGCCATACTGCCAATCGCCGTTTCCTGCGGCAATACAACCAATTCTTCACCAAGCACAAGTCGAGCTGCGTTCATTCCTGCCATTAATCCGCTCGCTGCTGATTCTACATATCCTTCTACTCCCGTCATTTGTCCAGCAAAGAATAAGTCATCACGCTCACGATATTGATACGTAGGTTTTAACAATTTAGGAGAATTAATAAACGTATTTCTATGCATAACTCCGTAGCGTACTACTTCTGCATTTTCTAAACCTGGGATTAAGCTTAATACTTCTTTTTGTGCTCCCCATTTTAAATGTGTTTGGAAACCTACGATATTATAAAGTGTACCTGCCGCATCATCTTGACGAAGCTGAACAACTGCATAAGGTCGCTTTCCTGTTTTCGGATCTTCTAATCCAACTGGTTTCATTGGTCCAAAGAGCATTGTTTTTTCTCCGCGTGAAGCCATTACTTCAATTGGCATACATCCTTCAAAATAAATTTCTTTCTCAAATTCTTTTAAAGGAACCGTCTCTGCATTGATTAATGCTTCATGAAAACGTTGGAATTCTTCTTTTGTCATTGGACAGTTTAAATAGGCAGCTTCCCCTTTGTCATAGCGAGATTTAAGATATACCTTATTCATATCAATGCTGTCTTTTTCAATAATAGGTGCAGCCGCATCG is a window of Priestia aryabhattai DNA encoding:
- the hslV gene encoding ATP-dependent protease subunit HslV; translated protein: MSTFHATTIFAVQHNGQCAMSGDGQVTFGNAVVMKHTARKVRRLFQGQVLAGFAGSVADAFTLFELFETKLEEYNGNLQRAAVELAKQWRSDKVLRKLEAMLIVMNKDNLLLVSGTGEVIEPDDGILAIGSGGNYALSAGRALKQHAGEHLTAKEIAKAALDVASEICVYTNDHIIVEEL
- the hslU gene encoding HslU--HslV peptidase ATPase subunit; the protein is MNSHLTPRQIVEKLDQYIIGQTKAKKAVAVALRNRYRRGLLDESLRDEVVPKNILMIGPTGVGKTEIARRLAKLVGAPFIKVEATKFTEVGYVGRDVESMVRDLVETSVRLVKEEKMNGVRDRAEENANKRIVELLVPSKKKQQSFKNPFEMIFSNGTQPSDTDPDQDEETNIATKRKQIAHQLALGELENHYVTIEVEEQQPSMFDMLQGSGMEQMGMNMQDALSNFMPKKQKKRKLTVKDARKVLTNEEAQKLIDMDEVTQEAVNRAEQYGIIFIDEIDKIAQKSGNSSSADVSREGVQRDILPIVEGSTIVTKYGAVKTDHVLFVAAGAFHVSKPSDLIPELQGRFPIRVELTKLTVEDFINILVEPDNALLKQYAALLETEGIQIEFSDDAIRKIAEIAYQVNQDTDNIGARRLHTILERLLEDLSFEAPEVTLEKIVITPQYVEEKLEKIAKNKDLSQFIL
- the trmFO gene encoding FADH(2)-oxidizing methylenetetrahydrofolate--tRNA-(uracil(54)-C(5))-methyltransferase TrmFO, coding for MNEQVINVIGAGLAGSEAAWQIAKRGLKVRLYEMRPVKQTPAHHTDKFAELVCSNSLRANTLTNAVGVLKEEMRLLDSVIIRSADECAVPAGGALAVDRHEFAARVTESVKNHPNVTVVNEEITEIPQGPTVIATGPLTSKDLSEKLRALTSEDYLYFYDAAAPIIEKDSIDMNKVYLKSRYDKGEAAYLNCPMTKEEFQRFHEALINAETVPLKEFEKEIYFEGCMPIEVMASRGEKTMLFGPMKPVGLEDPKTGKRPYAVVQLRQDDAAGTLYNIVGFQTHLKWGAQKEVLSLIPGLENAEVVRYGVMHRNTFINSPKLLKPTYQYRERDDLFFAGQMTGVEGYVESAASGLMAGMNAARLVLGEELVVLPQETAIGSMAHYITHTSAKNFQPMNANFGLFKELEVRIKNKQERNETLAKRALETIQNFTTK
- the xerC gene encoding tyrosine recombinase XerC, whose amino-acid sequence is MEFVKDVLNSFLEYLQIEKNYSKYTVDCYEKDIGIFMSFMQEEQIQNLQSVTYADARLFLTRLYEKQYSKRSMSRKISCLRTFYRYLNREELVEDNPFALVTLPKKEERNPRFLYEEEIVKLFQMNDLTTPLGQRNQSLLELLYATGIRVSECASIKLSDIDFSLQTLLVYGKGKKQRYVPFGCYAKDALRVYIDKGRKLLLKKAPSDTHSLFLNYKGTPLTDRGIRLVIDQLVKKTAENIHISPHVLRHTFATHMLNEGADLRTVQEMLGHEHLSTTQIYTHVTKDRLKAVYMNHHPRA